The sequence below is a genomic window from Variovorax paradoxus B4.
AGAGCGCGGTCATTTCCAGACTCATAGGTCTTCCATCTCCAGTTCGCCCAGGAGGGCATCGATGCGCTCGACGCCGCGGTCCTGGGAGACCGTGGCGCCGGTCGGCGGTTCAGTAGCCACCGCGGCCACGGCAGCGGCGAATGCCATCAGCGAAGGTTGCTCGAACACCGTGCGCAGCGGCAGCTCGATGCCGAAGCGCCGCCTGGCGCCCGACACCAGTTGCACCGCCAGCAGCGAATGGCCGCCGAGTTCGAAGAAGTTGTCGTAGCGCCCGACGCGCTCCACGCCCAGCACCTCGGACCAGATCGCCGCGAGCGCAGTCTCGAACTCGTCCTGCGGCTCGGCATAGGCGGTGCCGCTCGCCAGTTCCGGATCGGGCAGCGCCTTGCGGTCGACCTTGCCGTTCGCGTTGAGCGGCACCGCGTCGAGCCGCACGATGGCCGAGGGCACCATGTAGTCGGGCAGGTGCTGCGAGAGCCGCTCGCGCAGCACCGCGGCGTCCATCTCCCGGCCGGCGCGCGGCGACACATACGCGACGAGCCGCGCACCCGCCGGGCCGTCCCTGGCCAGGACCACCGCTTCGCGCACCTCGGGCTGCGCCTGCAGCTGCGCCTCGATCTCGCCGAGCTCGATGCGAAAGCCCCGGATCTTCACCTGGTGGTCGATGCGCCCGAGGTAGTCGAGCTGGCCGTCGGCGCGCCAGCGCACGAGGTCGCCGGTGCGGTACAGCCGGCTGCCCGCCTCACCGAAAGGCGCGGCGATGAAGCGCTCCGAACTCAGGCCGGCGCGGTTGAGATAGCCGCGCGCCAGGCCGGCGCCGGACACGTGCAACTCGCCCGGCACGCCCACGGGCAGCGGGTTGAGGTCGCTGTCCAGCACCCACAGGCCGAGGTCCGGGATGCACACGCCCACGGGACTGCGCTTCTCGTCGAGATCGGCCCGCACGATGGGCCGGTAGGTGACGTGCACCGTCGTCTCGGTGATGCCGTACATGTTGACCAGCTGCGGCTGCGCATCGCCGAAGCGATCGATCCAGGGCCGCAGGCTCTCGGGCTCCAGCGCCTCGCCGCCGAAGATCACGCAACGCAGCGCGAGGCGTTCGCCGTCGTCCAGCGCCGGGCTGTGGATCAACTGGCGGAAGGCCGATGGCGTCTGGTTCAGCACGGTCACGCGCTGCGCGCGCAACAGCGCCACGAAGTCGTCCGGCGAGCGGCTCACCCAGTACGGCACGATCACCAGCTTGCCGCCGGTGCACAGCGCACCGAAGATTTCCCACACCGAGAAGTCGAAGGCGCAGGAATGGAAATTCGTCCACACGTCCTGCGCGCCGAAGCGGAACCAGCCGTCGGTGGCGTCCAGCAGGCGCGCCACGTTGCGGTGCGTGAGCTGCGTGCCCTTGGGGCGGCCGGTCGAGCCCGAGGTGTAGATCACGTACACGAGGTGGTCGACGTGCACCGCCACGTCGGGTGCGTGCGCCGGCTCACCGCGCAGGTCGAGCGTGTCGAGCTCCAGCACCTGCAGGGCATCGTCCACCGGGAGCTTCGCCCTCACATGGCTCTGCGTGAGCAGCAAGCGGATCGCGCCGTCCTCGATCATGTAGGCCAGCCGGTCGGCGGGGTACTCGGGGTCCAGCGGCACATAGGCGCCGCCGGCCTTCAGGATGGCGAGCAGGCCCACCACCATGTCGATGGAGCGCTCGACCGCGATGCCGACCTTCACCTCGGGCTTCACGCCGAGCGCGACCAGCCGGTGCGCCAGGCGATTCGCACGGGCATCGAGCTCGCCGTAGCCGAGCGTCTCGTCGCCGAGCGCGAGCGCGATGGCCCGCGGGTTCGCCTTGGCCTGGCGCTCGATCCAGCGGTGCACGGGCTCGGCATCGTCGTATGTATTGCGTAAGGCTTCGCCCGGCGGCGGCAGCTTGTCCGCGAGCCCCACATCCCCCAGCCGCGCATTCGGAGCGTGGGCCAGCAGGCCGAGCAGCCTGTCCATGTGCGCGGCCAATGCATGCACCACTGGTTCGTCGAACTGGACGCGCGCGTGGCTGTAGCTCAGCACCAGCGTGTCGCCCTGGTGCACGGAAAGGGTCAGCGGATAGTTCGTTTCCTCGCGGTTGCGCACCTCGCCGAAGCGCAGGCCGCCGGGCGCCTGCTGCTTCAGTGCCTGGTCGAGCGGATAGTTCTCGAACACCACCAGGCTGTCGAACAGGTCCTGCCCGCCCTGCCCGGCCCAGCGCTGCACTTCGTAGAGCGGCGTGTGCTCGTGGTCCTGCGCCACGAGGTTGCGCGCCTGCAGCACCCGCAGCCAGTCGCCCACGCGCTGGTCCGGCTGCAGCGTGGCGATCACCGGCAGCGTGTTGATGAACAGGCCCAGCATCTGCTGCGCGCCGGGAAGATCCACCGGCCGGCCCGCCACGGTGGCGCCGAAGCTCACGCTGCGCTGCCCGGTATGGCGTGCCAGCAGCAGCGCCCATGCGGCCTGCACCAGCGTGTTGAGGGTCACGCGTTCGCGCCGGGCCGCTTCGAGCAGCGCGCGCGTGCGCGGCGCGTCGATCTCGTGGCGGTGCATGCCGTGCCCGCGATGTTCGACCGCGGGCTTGGGCAAGGTGTTGGCCAGCCAGGTGGGGCCGTCGAGGCGGGCGAGTTCCTGGCGCCAGTGGCGCTCGTCGGCATCGCCGTTGCGCCCTTGCAGCCACGCGATGTAGTCGGCATAGCGCCCGCCAGGGGCTGCGGGTGCTTCGCCCGCGTAGTGCCGCAGCACCTCGCCCATGAGCTGCGACGTGCTCCAGCCGTCGAGCAGCAGGTGGTGCATGGTCCAGACGAAGTGGTACCGATCATCGCGAACGCGCACCAGCACGAGCCGCATCAGCGGCGGCCGCGCGAGGTCGAAGCCCTGTGCGAGTTGTTCGCCGGCCAGCCTGTCCAGGGCCTCGGGCGCATCGACGCGCCCCCGCCAGTCGTGTTCGGCCAGCGGCACTTCGACCTGCCTTGCCACCCATTGCCACGCGCGCTCTCCCTGGACGAACCCGGTGCGCAACACCTCATGCCGCTCCAGCACCGCGCGCCACGCCGCCTTGAAGCGTTCGGCATCGAGCCCGTCGATGTCCACGCGCAACTGGTTCAGGTAGGCGCTGCCGCCGGGCGCGAACAGGCTGTGGAACAGCATGCCGGCCTGCATCGGCGAGAGCGGGTACAGGTCCGCGAGGTTCGCCACCGGCAGTGCCATCGCGTCGAGCTGCGGCTGGTCGATGGCAGCCAGCGGAAAGTCCGCCGGCGTCACCCCTTCGGCACCGCTCGTGCAATGCCGCACCAGCGCTTCGAGCTCCTCGCGGAAGCGCTGCATCCAGCCCTCGACCGCGTCGCGGTCGTGGCGTGCGCGGCTGTAGCTCGCGCGCAGCGAGAGCTCGCCGCCGTAGACCTGGCCGTTAATCGAGAACTCGTGCGTGAGCGGTGCGCCGCCATCTACCGGCGCGCCACTGGGCTCCTGCGCAAGGCTCCATTGCGCCTGTGCATCGGCACCGCTGTTGTCGAACTGGCCGAGGTAGTTGAAGACCACCTGTGCCCTGGGCAGTGCGCGCAGCGCCTGCTGCTGCGCGGCATCGCCCAGGTGCTTGAAGACACCATGCCCCACGCCCTTGCGCGGAACGCGGCGCAGATTTTCTTTCACGCGCTTGAGTGCCTCGCCTTCCGCGCCGAGCGGATCGAGCGCCACCGGGAACAGCGCAGTGAACCAGCCGACGGTGCGCGACAGGTCGATGTGCGGGAACAGGTCCTCGCGGCCATGGCCTTCCAAGTCAACCAACACCCTGTCGTTCCCGCTCCACGCGCACAGCGCGCGGCCCAGCGCCGTCAGCAACAGGTCGTTGGCCTGTGTGCGGTAGGCCGCGGGCGCATCTTTCAGGAACGCTTCCGTGGTGGCGTGGTCGAGCCGCAACTCGACGCTCTCCTGGTCGGCCGCGGTGTTCGATCCATGTGGACGCGCGCATGGCAACGCGGCCGGTACATCGGCCAGCGACTGCCAGTGCGCGAGCTCGTCGCCATGGGCCCGGGCATAACCCTGCAATGCGACGGCCCAGTCCTTGCAGCTGCTGCCCGCAGCGGGCAGCGCGACGGGCTGGCCCGCAAGGCTCTGCCGGTACGCGGCCTGCAGGTCCTCGAGCAGGATGCGCCACGACACGCCATCGACCACCAGATGGTGAACGACCAGCAGCAGCCGTGAGTCGCCGTCCGGCAGCTCGATGGCGAGCGCGCGGAACAGCGGGCCGTGCGCAAGGTCCAGGCTGCGCTGCGCCTCTTCGCACAGCGGCGCCACCTGCGCCGCATCGGCCGCGCGCCGCACCCACACCAGTTCCGCGAACTGGTCTTCGGGCAGGCTCTCGAAGGCCTGGTAGGCCTGGTGCCACACACCGGCGTCCTGCCGGTAGCGCAGGCGCAGGCTGTCGTGCTGCCGAACCACCGCGCGCAGCGCCTGCCTGAAGGCCGGCAATTGCAGCGGCTCGCGGTTCTTCAGCAGCACCGCCTGGTTCCAGTGCGCGCGCACCGGCATGTTCATCTCGAAGAACTCATGCTGGAACGGCAGCAGCGGCGCCTCACCCTGCGCGTCGCCCACCGTGGCAAGCAACGCATCGGCCGTCACTGCGACGGCCGCGAGCTGCGCCACCGTCTGCCGCTCGAAGATCTGCCTCGGCGCGACCTTCCAGCCGGCCAGGCGCAGGCGCGCCACGATCTGCAGGCTCAGGATCGAATCGCCGCCGAGCTCGAAGAAATTGTCGCCGCGGCCCACGCGCGAGAGACCCAGCACATCGGTCCATACCGCTGCAATGGTCTCTTCGGCCGGGCCCCGCGGTGGCTCGAAAGCCTTGCCGTGTTCGGCGGCCGGCTCCGGCAGCGCCCTGCGGTCGACCTTGCCGCTCGGGGCGAGCGGCAGCGCATCGACCACCACCAGCGTGCCGGGCACCATGTAGTCGGGCAGCGTGCGGGCGAGTCGCTCCTTCAGCACGGCCGCATCGGCGAGCCGGCCGGCGTGCAGCGACACATAGCCCACCAGCCGCGCACCGCTCGGCCCGCGCCTTGCGACCACCACGGCTTCGCGCACCTCGGGCTGGGCCAGCAGCTGCGCCTCGATCTCGCCGAGCTCGATGCGAAAGCCCCGGATCTTCACCTGGTGGTCGATGCGCCCCAGGTATTCGAGCTGCCCGTCGTCGCGCCATCGCACCCAGTCGCCGGTGCGGTAGAGGCGCCCGCCTTCGGCATCGAAGGGATCCGCCACGAAGCGCTCGGCCGTGAGCGGCGCGCGGTGCAGGTAGCCGCGCGCCAGGCCCTCGCCGCCGAGGTAGAGCTCGCCGGCCACGTTGCGCGGCACCAGGTTCAGGTCCCCGTCGAGCACGTAGGCGCTGCGGTCGCCCACGGGCCGACCGATCGGTGCATAGCCTTCGGAGAAACTGGCGGTGCTTTCGACCTTCCACAGCATCGGCGTGACGACCGCCTCGGTCGGGCCGTAGCCGTTGATCAGCAGCGTGGGCTTCAGGTGCCGGCACACGGCGTCGAAGCCTTCGCGCGACATCGCCTCGCCGCCGAAGGAGTACAGGTGCACCGGCGGGCAGCGGCCGGTGTCGCGCGCCCAGTTGGCCAGCTGCCGCAGGTAGGCCGGCGGGAAGCCGGCGTTGGTCACCCCGTGGTGCTGCATGGCGTCGAGCGTCTGCTCGGCGGTCCAGAGCGAGGCATCGCGCAAGAGCAGCGAGGCGCCGCAGCACAGCGCAGTGAAGAGGCGCTCGTGCGCCCCGTCGAACGAGAACGACAGGAAGTGCAGCTCGCGCGACTGCCGCCCCATCTCATAGAGCATCGCGGTCTCGACGCAGTGCGCGGCGAACGGGCCGTGCGACACCATCACGCCCTTGGGCATGCCGGTCGAGCCCGAGGTGTAGATGATGTAGGCGAGGTTGCCCGCATGCACGGGCACTTGGGGCGCGTCGTCGGGCTCGCCGCCCAGGTCGGCGGTGTCCAGCTGCAGCACGCGCAGGTCGTCCCGCAGCGGCAGACCTGCCATCACATGGCTTTGCGTGAGGAGCAGCGCAATGCCGCTGTCCTCTACCATGTAGGCCAGGCGGTCGGCGGGGTACTCCGGATCGAGCGGCACATAGGCGCCGCCGGCCTTCAGGATGCCGAGCAGGCCGATCACGATGTCGAACGAACGCTCCACCGCGATGCCGACGCGCGTCTCGGGTTTCACGCCCATCGCGATCAACCGGTGCGCCAGGCGATTGGCGCGGCGGTCGAGTTCGCCGTAGCTCAGGACCTCGTCACCGAAGAGCAGCGCGGGCGCATCCGGGTTGGCCTTCGCGTGCCGGGCCATCAGGTGGTGCACGGGCTCGGTGCTGCTATCACCGGAATCGTTCACGCCCCATGTCGCGAGCCGCTCCTTTTCGCCCGCGGTGAGCAGGTCGATGTCTCGTGCCGCCTGTTCGGGCCGTTCGTCGAGTGCGCGCAGTACGCCCAGGTAGTGCTCGGCCATGCGGGCGATGCTCTCTGGATCGAACAGCTCCTGCGCCACATGGAAACTCGCTTGAACGTGGCCTTGCGCGTCTTCGACGGTGCTCAGTGTCAGCTCGAACTGGGCCGTCTGCGTGCCGATCTCGTAGTCCTGCAGCGTGAGGCCGGGCAGCTTGGCGAGCGCGGCCTGCTCGCGGCGCTGGTGGTTGAACATCACCTGGAACAGCGGCGCCGTGCCCAGGCTGCGTTCGGGCTGCAGGGCTTCGACCAGCTGCTCGAACGGCAGGTCCTGGTGGGCCTGCGCGCCGAGTGCCGCCTCGCGGGTTTGCTGCAGTGCCTGCCGCAGGCTGGTGCGGCTGCCCAGCACATTGCGCAGCACCTGCGTGTTGACGAAGAAGCCGATGACGCGCTCCGACTCCACCCGGTGACGGTTGGCCACGGGCACGCCGACGCGAATGTCCTGCTGCGCGGTGTAGCGGTGCAGCAGCACCTGCAGCGCGGTGAGCAGCACCATGAAGAGCGTGGCACCCTCGGCCCGCGCGCACCGGTGCAGCGCCTCGACCAGAGACTGCGGCAGCGCCATCTCGTGGCGGGCGACCCTGTACTTGCCGTCGCTGCGCCGCGCGTGGTCGGTAGGCAGCTGCAGCACCGGATGCTCGGCGCCCAGCTGCGCCTTCCAGTAGTCGAGCTGGCGATCCTTCTCGCCGGCTTCGAGCCAGTGGCGCTGCCACGTCGCGTAGTCGGCGTACTGGATCGGCAGGGGCGCGAGCCGCGGCGCCTGCCCGGCCGCGCGCGCACGGTATTGCGCGGCGAATTCGTCGACCAGGATCTGCATCGACCAGCCGTCCGACACGATGTGATGCATCACGACGGCCAGCAGGTGTTCGTCGGTGGCCAGGCGGATGAGCGCCACGCGCAGCAGCGGCCCGGCCGTGAGATCGAACGGCGTTTCGGCCAGGCGCACGGCCGCCTCCCGCGCGCGGTCCTCGCGCACTTCAGCATCGATGCCCGAGAGATCGATGAACGGAATCTCCAGCGCCATGCCCTGCCGAATCAGTTGTTCGACATGGCCCTCGGCATCTGCCTGGAACACCGTGCGCAGCGACTCGTGGCGCTCGAGCAAGGCGTCGAAGCTGGCCTTCAGCGCCTGCGCATCGAGCAGGCCCTTGAGCTTCAGACCGCCCGAGATGTGGTAGGCCGAACTGCCGGGCTCCAGCTGCCACAGGAACCATTGGCGCAGCTGCGCATACGAGGCGGGGCACTGCGTCTGCGCCGCCGCATCGCGCGCGAGGATCGGGAACTGCCCGATCGCCAGGCCCTCCGCGCGGATCTTCTGGTAGACCGCACGGCGCTGCGCCGGATCGAGGCCCGAGAAGCGCTTGCCGATGTGAAGGTGGGTTGCCGTGATTTCCATCAAGCGATCTCCAAACTGTCGATGAAGGAATCAATGTCCGAAAGAGATTGGGCGACGGGCTTTCTCGCCGCCGCTGCGGCGACGAGGCCCGCCATGGCGGCGAGCACCGGGTGCTGGAAGACGTCTTTCACGGAGAGTTCCGCATGCATCGCGCCCTGCACGCGGGCCACCACCTGCACCGACATCAGCGAATGGCCGCCGAGCTCGAAGAAGTTGTCGTGGCGGCCGATGCGCGGAACGCCGAGCACTTCGGCCCAGATGGCAGCGAGCGCTTCTTCCACCTCGCCCTGCGGTGCTTCGTGGACGCGCGCGCTCGCCAGCTCGGGTGGCGGCAGCGCCTTGCGGTCCACCTTGCCGTTCGGGTTGAGCGGCAAGCTGTCCAGCGCGACGACGAGGCCCGGCACCATGTAGTCCGGCAGCACGCGGCCGAGGCGTTCGCGCAGTTGCGTGTTGTCGACGGCCTGTCCCGCCTGCGCCGAGGCGTACGCCACGAGCCGTGCACCACCCACTCCTTGGCTCGCGACGACGACCGCCTCGCGTACTTCGGGCTGCGCGAGCAGTTGCGCCTCGATCTCGCCGAGTTCGATACGAAAGCCGCGGATCTTCACCTGGTGGTCGATGCGCCCCAGGTAGTCGAGCTGCCCTTCGCTGTTCCATCGCACGAGGTCGCCCGTGCGATAAAGGCGCGCGCCCTCGGCCATGCCGAAGGGGTCGGCCACGAAGCGCTCGGCGGTGAGCCCCGCGCGCTCCACATAGCCGCGCGCAAGCCCGATGCCGCCCAGGTAGAGCTCGCCCGCTACGCCCGGCGCGACGAGGTTCAGGTCGGCATCGAGCACGGAGGCCTGCGTGCCGGCAATGGGCCGGCCGATCGGCACCTGGCTGCGGCCGTCGCTGCGGCAGGTCCAGTGCGTGACGTCGATGGCCGCTTCGGTGGGGCCGTAGAGGTTGTGCAGCGCCGCTTGCGGCAGCCGCCTGAAGACGCCGAGTTGCGCCTCGGCGGGCAATGCCTCGCCGCTGCAGACGATCTGCCGCAAGCTGGTGCAGGCCTCGATGCCATCGTGCGCCAGGAAGGCCTGCAGCATCGATGGCACGAAATGCAGCGTGCTCACGCCGTGGCGTTGGATCAATCGGGCGAGGCGTGCGGGCTCGCGGTGATCGCCGGGTGCCGCCACGGCCAGCCGCGCACCGGCCATGAGCGGCCAGAAGAACTCCCACACCGACACGTCGAAGCTGAACGGCGTTTTCTGCAGCACGGTGTCCGCACCATCGATCGGGTAGGCCGCCTGCATCCATGCCAGCCGGTTGTGCAATGCCGCGTGCCGGTTGGCCGCGCCCTTGGGGCGGCCGGTGGAGCCCGAGGTGTAGATCACATAGGCGAGGTTTTCGCCGTTCAGCGCAACCACCGGATCGGTCTGCGCCATGCCCCGGAGATCCAGCGTGTCGAGCGCGAGCGCCG
It includes:
- a CDS encoding non-ribosomal peptide synthetase; the encoded protein is MEITATHLHIGKRFSGLDPAQRRAVYQKIRAEGLAIGQFPILARDAAAQTQCPASYAQLRQWFLWQLEPGSSAYHISGGLKLKGLLDAQALKASFDALLERHESLRTVFQADAEGHVEQLIRQGMALEIPFIDLSGIDAEVREDRAREAAVRLAETPFDLTAGPLLRVALIRLATDEHLLAVVMHHIVSDGWSMQILVDEFAAQYRARAAGQAPRLAPLPIQYADYATWQRHWLEAGEKDRQLDYWKAQLGAEHPVLQLPTDHARRSDGKYRVARHEMALPQSLVEALHRCARAEGATLFMVLLTALQVLLHRYTAQQDIRVGVPVANRHRVESERVIGFFVNTQVLRNVLGSRTSLRQALQQTREAALGAQAHQDLPFEQLVEALQPERSLGTAPLFQVMFNHQRREQAALAKLPGLTLQDYEIGTQTAQFELTLSTVEDAQGHVQASFHVAQELFDPESIARMAEHYLGVLRALDERPEQAARDIDLLTAGEKERLATWGVNDSGDSSTEPVHHLMARHAKANPDAPALLFGDEVLSYGELDRRANRLAHRLIAMGVKPETRVGIAVERSFDIVIGLLGILKAGGAYVPLDPEYPADRLAYMVEDSGIALLLTQSHVMAGLPLRDDLRVLQLDTADLGGEPDDAPQVPVHAGNLAYIIYTSGSTGMPKGVMVSHGPFAAHCVETAMLYEMGRQSRELHFLSFSFDGAHERLFTALCCGASLLLRDASLWTAEQTLDAMQHHGVTNAGFPPAYLRQLANWARDTGRCPPVHLYSFGGEAMSREGFDAVCRHLKPTLLINGYGPTEAVVTPMLWKVESTASFSEGYAPIGRPVGDRSAYVLDGDLNLVPRNVAGELYLGGEGLARGYLHRAPLTAERFVADPFDAEGGRLYRTGDWVRWRDDGQLEYLGRIDHQVKIRGFRIELGEIEAQLLAQPEVREAVVVARRGPSGARLVGYVSLHAGRLADAAVLKERLARTLPDYMVPGTLVVVDALPLAPSGKVDRRALPEPAAEHGKAFEPPRGPAEETIAAVWTDVLGLSRVGRGDNFFELGGDSILSLQIVARLRLAGWKVAPRQIFERQTVAQLAAVAVTADALLATVGDAQGEAPLLPFQHEFFEMNMPVRAHWNQAVLLKNREPLQLPAFRQALRAVVRQHDSLRLRYRQDAGVWHQAYQAFESLPEDQFAELVWVRRAADAAQVAPLCEEAQRSLDLAHGPLFRALAIELPDGDSRLLLVVHHLVVDGVSWRILLEDLQAAYRQSLAGQPVALPAAGSSCKDWAVALQGYARAHGDELAHWQSLADVPAALPCARPHGSNTAADQESVELRLDHATTEAFLKDAPAAYRTQANDLLLTALGRALCAWSGNDRVLVDLEGHGREDLFPHIDLSRTVGWFTALFPVALDPLGAEGEALKRVKENLRRVPRKGVGHGVFKHLGDAAQQQALRALPRAQVVFNYLGQFDNSGADAQAQWSLAQEPSGAPVDGGAPLTHEFSINGQVYGGELSLRASYSRARHDRDAVEGWMQRFREELEALVRHCTSGAEGVTPADFPLAAIDQPQLDAMALPVANLADLYPLSPMQAGMLFHSLFAPGGSAYLNQLRVDIDGLDAERFKAAWRAVLERHEVLRTGFVQGERAWQWVARQVEVPLAEHDWRGRVDAPEALDRLAGEQLAQGFDLARPPLMRLVLVRVRDDRYHFVWTMHHLLLDGWSTSQLMGEVLRHYAGEAPAAPGGRYADYIAWLQGRNGDADERHWRQELARLDGPTWLANTLPKPAVEHRGHGMHRHEIDAPRTRALLEAARRERVTLNTLVQAAWALLLARHTGQRSVSFGATVAGRPVDLPGAQQMLGLFINTLPVIATLQPDQRVGDWLRVLQARNLVAQDHEHTPLYEVQRWAGQGGQDLFDSLVVFENYPLDQALKQQAPGGLRFGEVRNREETNYPLTLSVHQGDTLVLSYSHARVQFDEPVVHALAAHMDRLLGLLAHAPNARLGDVGLADKLPPPGEALRNTYDDAEPVHRWIERQAKANPRAIALALGDETLGYGELDARANRLAHRLVALGVKPEVKVGIAVERSIDMVVGLLAILKAGGAYVPLDPEYPADRLAYMIEDGAIRLLLTQSHVRAKLPVDDALQVLELDTLDLRGEPAHAPDVAVHVDHLVYVIYTSGSTGRPKGTQLTHRNVARLLDATDGWFRFGAQDVWTNFHSCAFDFSVWEIFGALCTGGKLVIVPYWVSRSPDDFVALLRAQRVTVLNQTPSAFRQLIHSPALDDGERLALRCVIFGGEALEPESLRPWIDRFGDAQPQLVNMYGITETTVHVTYRPIVRADLDEKRSPVGVCIPDLGLWVLDSDLNPLPVGVPGELHVSGAGLARGYLNRAGLSSERFIAAPFGEAGSRLYRTGDLVRWRADGQLDYLGRIDHQVKIRGFRIELGEIEAQLQAQPEVREAVVLARDGPAGARLVAYVSPRAGREMDAAVLRERLSQHLPDYMVPSAIVRLDAVPLNANGKVDRKALPDPELASGTAYAEPQDEFETALAAIWSEVLGVERVGRYDNFFELGGHSLLAVQLVSGARRRFGIELPLRTVFEQPSLMAFAAAVAAVATEPPTGATVSQDRGVERIDALLGELEMEDL